One Solanum lycopersicum chromosome 2, SLM_r2.1 genomic region harbors:
- the TCP1 gene encoding TCP transcription factor 1 (The RefSeq protein has 1 substitution compared to this genomic sequence), producing the protein MNHQFQVSDEEDGSEEEEEEEEEVFQENDIGNLQSHYQNQQMPQSLCKKPEKWANFTVSEQELNKGTRRMKPKRAKTDVIEGHGGRIIRATGRKDRHSKVSTAKGPKDRRVRLSPNTAIQFYDVQDRLGYDRPSKAIDWLIKEAKAAIDALGEFPNNFHSTKLNPQKMQYSFDQEQSPEFSQENRGVPNSECGVQDNQQEVNYDIPNLFSSSDGFKIPFLSDLQSHPHGHFLNFQSLQDDTVLSSGNHHQGRFFTTTSVNHFPSVLSQNQVFSHREPLQSSFFPLMSDPLSTQLEILSYGFSNDGFSGIISSASRIQGEEEQATFFTAS; encoded by the coding sequence ATGAATCATCAGTTTCAAGTATCAGATGAAGAAGATGGatcagaagaagaagaggaggaggaagaggaagtttttcaagaaaatgacaTTGGAAACCTTCAAAGTCACTACCAAAACCAGCAGATGCCACAGTCACTCTGCAAAAAGCCAGAAAAATGGGCTAATTTCACAGTAAGTGAACAAGAATTGAACAAAGGGACAAGAAGAATGAAGCCAAAGAGAGCTAAAACAGATGTTATAGAAGGCCATGGAGGCCGAATTATTCGAGCCACGGGAAGGAAAGACAGACACAGTAAGGTTTCAACTGCAAAAGGTCCGAAGGATCGACGAGTTAGGCTTTCACCAAACACTGCAATTCAGTTCTATGATGTGCAAGATAGGCTTGGGTATGACCGTCCAAGTAAGGCTATTGATTGGCTGATTAAAGAAGCTAAAGCTGCAATTGATGCTCTTGGTGAGTTCCCTAATAATTTTCACTCTACTAAACTAAATCCCCAAAAAATGCAATATTCATTTGATCAAGAACAGAGTCCAGAATTTAGCCAAGAAAACAGAGGTGTTCCCAATTCTGAATGTGGAGTTCAAGACAACCAGCAAGAGGTGAATTATGACATCCCAAACTTGTTTTCATCATCTGATGGTTTCAAGATTCCATTTTTAAGTGATCTCCAGAGCCACCCACATGGGCATTTTCTCAATTTCCAGTCTTTACAAGATGACACAGTCCTATCCTCTGGTAATCATCATCAAGGCAGGTTCTTCACCACCACTTCAGTTAATCATTTCCCATCAGTTTTAAGTCAAAACCAGGTGTTTTCTCACAGGGAACCCCTTCAGTCCAGTTTCTTCCCTCTAATGAGTGATCCATTAAGCACACAACTTGAGACCCTTTCATATGGATTTTCCAATGATGGTTTCTCAGGAATAATTTCTAGTGCTTCAAGAATTCAAGGGGAAGAGGAGCAGGCTACATTTTTTACTGCTTCTTGA